One Sphingobium sp. Cam5-1 genomic window, AGCGCGGTGCAGGTCTTGCTGCGGGTTTTTCTGATGACGCCTATGCCGCGCAGGGCGCCCTGATCGTGGATCGCAAGGATGCGCTTGGGCAGGCGGATGTCTTGGTCACGGTCCGTCCTCCGGCCGCCACCGACCTGTTGGGGGTTCGTCCGGGAACGAAGCTCATCGGCGGCTTGGCACCCTTTGCCGATCCAGCCCGGATGGCAGCCTATGCCGATCTGGGGGTGGAAGCGATGGCGCTTGAACTGCTCCCGCGCACGACCCGCGCGCAGGCAATGGATATATTGTCCAGCCAGGCCAATCTCGCTGGCTATCATGCCGTTGCGCGGGCCACGACCGAACTTAATCGCTGCCTGCCGATGATGACCACGGCCGCAGGCTCGATCGCTGCCGCCAAGGCGTTCGTCATGGGCGTGGGCGTCGCGGGCCTTCAGGCGATCGCGACCGCACGGCGACTGGGCGCGGTCGTATCCGCCACCGATGTGCGACCCGAAACGCGCGAGCAGATCATGTCCTTGGGCGCCAAGCCCATATTCGAAGAGATTCAGGATGGCGACCAGCTGACCGCAGCGGTGGGCGGCTATGCCGGGGAAATGAGCGAAGCCTATCGGCAGCGTCAGGCGGCGTTGGTCAGCGGGCATATCGCCGGGCAGGACATGGTCATCACGACCGCCCTCATCCCCGGACGGCCCGCTCCGCGCCTCATCAGCGACGCGCAGATCGCAAGCATGAAGCTGGGCAGCGTGATCGTCGATCTGGCCGCCGAAAGCGGCGGCAATGTCGAAGGCGTCGTTGCCGGGGAAATGGTGCTGCGTCATGGCGTCAAGCTCATCGGGCTTGTCGATGGCGCGGCGAAGGTCGCCGTGGACGCGTCGAACCTGTTCGCGCGCAACTGCTATAATTTCATCGAAGCCTATTGGGACAAGGCGGAAGGCAGGTTGACGATGCCCGCCGATGACGCTCTGATCGAAGCGGTAACGCTGACCCGCCATGGCGAGATCGTCCACCCGCGCTTCGTGCAGGCAGCGGCGGCCTGAACACAGGGGATAAGTCAGTGAACGCTTTCAATGCAGATTATCTGTTCGTCTTCATATTGGCGGCTTTTCTTGGTTTTCAGCTGATCAAGAAGGTGTCGCCTTTGTTGCACTC contains:
- a CDS encoding NAD(P) transhydrogenase subunit alpha, whose protein sequence is MVNISVLADQVAGEHRVAMTPSIVARYAKLGLSTLVERGAGLAAGFSDDAYAAQGALIVDRKDALGQADVLVTVRPPAATDLLGVRPGTKLIGGLAPFADPARMAAYADLGVEAMALELLPRTTRAQAMDILSSQANLAGYHAVARATTELNRCLPMMTTAAGSIAAAKAFVMGVGVAGLQAIATARRLGAVVSATDVRPETREQIMSLGAKPIFEEIQDGDQLTAAVGGYAGEMSEAYRQRQAALVSGHIAGQDMVITTALIPGRPAPRLISDAQIASMKLGSVIVDLAAESGGNVEGVVAGEMVLRHGVKLIGLVDGAAKVAVDASNLFARNCYNFIEAYWDKAEGRLTMPADDALIEAVTLTRHGEIVHPRFVQAAAA